The Brassica napus cultivar Da-Ae chromosome C7, Da-Ae, whole genome shotgun sequence genomic interval TTTTAATCATTAACATCAAATTCAACGAGGACTAACACTCGCGATCGATGCATCATCGATAGAACAAGCAAAAGACACGATAGGAGACGGACCAGGCAGCAATCTCTCGGCTAATGGGTCTGACGCAGATCTCTCCCTGAAGAAAAATCCAGGTTGCTGAGGTACAGGCAGAGTAATTGAAGTATTAGTGAGCATTTGAAATATTGTGGGCATGCTTGGACGATCTGCAGGACTTTCTTGCACACATAATAACCCAATGTGGATGCATCTAATGACTGCATCCTTATCATAGTTCTCCCCAATGGCTGGATCTACGAGTTCCAACAGTGATTCATTGCTCCAAAGCCTCCAAACCTATATATTCATTTGTCAAGAACAAATATTTAAAGCCATAATCACAGTTAAAGGTGTATGAAAAGTTTTAAGATTAAATTGGATTTTTAAGACTCACATATGTGACCAAGTTGCTTGCTGAACCATCTATCCGATGGAAGCTACTGTTCTTCTTCCCACCAATGATCTCTAGAAGCAATACTCCAAAACTATACACATCAGATTTCGTCGAGAAATGCCCATTTGCCACATACTCAGGTGGCATGTAACCGCTGCAAATATACCACATCAGTTTCAGCTTTATTGCAACAATAAAGGCCCATCatgtttcatattattttaaaattccaaTGACTTACAATGTTCCAACTACTCTTCCTGTATTGGCTTCTGTTTGATTTACTCTGACACTCCTAGCCATACCAAAATCCGCTATTTTAGGGTTCATATCAGCATCTAAAAGAATATTACTGGCTTTGAGGTCACGGTGTATGATTGTGAGTCGTGAATCTTGATGAAGATATAGCATCCCACGAGTGATTCCCTCGATAATATTGAGCCGTGTTTTCCAATCCAATTGACCCCTCTTCAAATGGTCTTAACATCCCATATAGAACAAACAGCTTATGAGTTACGGTTTTAGTGGATTTAGTACAAACTAATCATTTATTTCTTACCGAAAAGGAAATAATCGAGGCTTTTGTTGGGCACAAACTCATAGACTAGTATCCTTTCATCTCTTTCCACAGAAAACCCTAGAAGTCTAACAAGATTTCTGTGTTGAAGCTTAGCTACAAGAAGCACTTCGTTCTTGAACTCTTGCTCACCTTGACCTGAAGTTTTAGACAGCCTCTTTGCAGCAACTTCTGTTCCATTCTGGAACATACCCTGCTAAATGATCATTACAATGAGAAGTAGCACAAAGATTATAATACAAACAAAGTAGTTGAGAAACATTATGCCTTGTAAACTGCGCCAAATCCACCATGACCAAGCTTGTTACTCTTCTGAAAATTATTTGTTGCAGCTTTAATTGCTCTAAAATTGAATTGATGTGAACCTGAAGTTGTAATATCCCCATCTGCACGATGAAAGCATATATATTAATAGTGTTATGCTAGAGAGAAAGGGACATTGATACATCTTAAAGCCCTTAGTCTTACCATCATCTTGAGGTGCCGAATCAGAATTGTTCCTTTTCTTTGCAGCCGAAAAGTATCCCCCTGAGAAGAGACAGAGGAGGCAACAACTGATTGAAGATCAAAgtcaatatatgtatattagaAATCTTCTTTTAACTTTCTACTCATGATAGTAATAGAATGTGTCTTCCTAGCAGACCATGAAAAAGCTTACGTTCACATGTAAATGCTTGATAACCTCTTCTTCTCCTCGAACAAACAAATCCAAGAGCGAGCAGTCCAGTGACCACAACGATGGGAACAACGACAATTGTCACAATTTCTCCGGCCGAAATATTTATGCCATCTGCGTGGAAAAGCTTGTCactcaaattttgttttatctttttaacAGGCACAATATTATTTATTGCAAAAAGGgggaaattttcaaaataacacttttaaatttatcaaaaaaaaaacacttaatgatttttttttaagttccaGTCATTTGATAAGGAAAAAAACActtaatgataatttttttaaagttccaCTCATCTGATATGGAAAATTATTCATcctctaaattctaaacccgaAATCCTAGTTAGGTAACTCAAAcccaaataaacaaaaaatgtctttttaatttttagttaatgatatttttaatatgtacatatatatatatatatgaactatTTTCTTGAGCAAAAGTTGTTTTCGTACTAGGTATTTCTAAAATACTGCACAGCAAAAGGTAAACAAATAATCGAGATTTAACTCAACGTGGCATGAACAGAGCCGAGACAATTCAGATGAAGGTTTTTACCTTTCGTGGTTGTGTTGGCTTGATCTTCAGGTGAAGCTGGAGAATCAAAAAGTCCCAAGAAGGGATATAATTCCCATCGCATGAAACAGCTAGGCCTCGCTATAGAGCCTCCTTGACTCCCGCGGCAGCACGACCTATATTCATCCACGCTCTGTCGTAGACATCCCGTGCAGTCCCACGATGTTAGGTATTTAGTGCATTGCATGAAACCGTATATATAGGTGGATACATTAAGTTGTTTCGTGTGGGCCGCGTAGTATTTGGGGTTGGACTTTGACGAAGCAGTGTCTATCAAGTTACCTATCAAATCATCCCATGTATTTACAAACTCCGTAGAGTTAATGATGGTATTACTGCTCTGCTTCCACATCGTTTCTTCGTCGAGATATCCGTTAAACGATCGGTTTGAGTACCGTACCAGACAAAGTGATCCGCTGTATCTCCAGTCTGTAGCTTCTGTCTCTTCAGGACAGTACCGTAATAACATGCCAGCTGAGGCCATGATACAATCAGAACACGTCCGTGGTTCAGTACCTGGGATACACATCCCCAGACCATATGTTTTGTTTGGCTCTTGCCCAATCGAAGTTTTGTTGAAGCCGTCATTAGCAGAGACAATAGAAGGAAGAATCGAGAGCATTGTTTTGCGGTTTAAATCGTAAGTATCATTGGGAGTGAAAACACCAGATCTCTTCTTGCATGTTTGAGCCGAGACAGCACTAGAGCCTATGAGCACAAACCAAAAGACCATTGACAAGTCGATCATCTTTTTGTTTGAATGTCTGAAAGCTCCAGTGAAAGATTTTAACTTTAACAGAGAATTGTATTTTCAAAGCCAGTCTCTTTCATGGGAAGCTACGTGGAATTACATGCACCCTTCATCTAATATTCAATGTAGTATTTGCATAATCAGTCAATGGCTCTATTTCGTGGTGTCATTCAATCTTCATCGAATTTTCTACGTAGACTTTGCATAATTCTCGACTATGCGTCATATTAGAGCTTATTCTTAGACTAGTCCAGTATGATTACATACTTGTCCTGTAACATGCCAGGTTCCGTTTCAGCACAAACATGCATGAAAACTGGAAAAGTCAATTTATGCATGTGAAAATTCAAAACTATTGACATTTGATTTCTGTTTTATGACAATCTCCGGAGTTTAAGGACTACTTGTCGGTTTGACGAATATACATCGAAAATTGCAGAAGAACTTCAAATCCTGACACATTAGCCTAATACTATTCTAACCTTCTCCATCTGCCTTTTCTTGGTCCAAATTTGACATTCAACATTCAATGTATTTGCAGGTTTGGGGATCCCTGGTATCAGTTTGACGAATTCAACATTAGAAATTTCGATTTTCTGTTTAATAGTAATAGTAAGAAACTACCAGATGCGAAAACATTAGAAAGACAACATTTTTGCTTTTTTGCTTATAATTTTCAAGGGAAAATGAAGCAGATGAGTTTGTTTCCAATACTCAGTTTTGTCGTCATAAGCTTTGGCGTTGCTTCAGTTTCAGCACAAATATGTTTGAACAATGGGAACTTCAGCTCCAACAGTACCTTTAACGCAAATCGTCGTATCATTCTCTCTTTTCTTCCGTCCAATGTCACGACTCAAGACGGCTTCTATTACAACGGTTCCATTGGAGAAGGACCGAACCGGGTCTACGCAAGAGGGATGTGTATCCCTGGATCAACTGCAGATGACTGTTCTGATTGTATCAAGACCGCGTCTGATGGTTTGGTACAGAGTTGTCCCAACCAAACAGAAGCGTATTCATGGCCAGGTGATCCCACTCTCTGCCTTGTCAGCTACTCCAACACTTCTTTCTCAGGATCTGTAGATTCAGACGGGCGTGTAATATTCACTAACACTGGAGATATAACctcaaatataacaaaattcaCGGAAATATGGGAAGACTTGGTTGTTCGTATGATTGATATAGCTTCTGCACCAAAAGACACACCATCCTCAAGTAATAACTATTATACAGCTAATATTGCAGCCTTAAACCCTTTCCAAGATATATTTGCATTGATGCAATGCACGCCGGATCTTTCTTCTGGTGATTGTGAATATTGTCTGCGACAAAGCGCAAGGGACTACCAGTCATGCTGTGGTAAGAAGCAAGGAGGCGTTGTTATGCAGCAGAGCTGCTTTTTCCGTTGGGATTTGTATGCATACTCTAAGGCTTTTGATAATATTATGGTGGCTTCTCCTCCTCCTATGACTATACGGTCCACACCACCATCCGCAGGCGCGCCGGCTAACCAAAATGACAATAGTAAGTCTCTTccaaatggaaaaaaaatatgattgtaAGAAGAAATTCATTTACATATGTAATTAAGAGATGATGAaacaataaaatacattaaataataAGTTCATACacacaaattaattaaattagtatgaaatatagatttcaaaacaaaattatgtttcaattgttttttttgttccaaagataaatatgtaattgttatagtaaaaaataattttaaaaaattaacttttttattttctgtaaaATTTTGTATAGGGCCCAGTAATTCTCATGACCGAAATAGAAGAGGAATCTCTACAGGAATTGTTGTGGCGATTACGGTTCCAACTGTTGTTATCGTTTTGATATTGTTCTCTCTTCGATTTGTTCTTTGTCTGAGGAGAACGTCACTGCAAAGAACTAAATACGAATGTTAGTTTCTTGTGATTTTAAGCTCTCTATAATCTATTGTTTCCATTCCTTATACGCATATATTTCCCCTTAGCTAAGAGAGGAAAACAGAAGCATAACTAAAACACCCTTGCTTTACAGCTGATACTGATATTTCAACTACAAATTCGTTGCAATACGAATTTGAGGCAATTGAAGCTGCAACTAATAAGTTTTCAGTGAGTAATAAGCTCGGTGAAGGTGGATATGGTGAAGTTTACAAGGTATATAATGCTCTCTGTTTACTAGATTTGCTAAGTTAACGTTATGATTAGTTATGAAAGGAGACTGTTTAATTCAATGCTATGTAGGGTAAGTTGCCAAATGGAACTGAAGTCGCAGTGAAGAGGCTCTCTGAAATGTCAGGACAAGACACAAGAAAATTCAGAAACGAGGTTGTACTTGTATCAAAACTTCAACATAAGAATCTGGTTAGGCTTTTTGGGTTCTGTTTACAAGGAGATGAAAAGATTCTGATCTATG includes:
- the LOC106398264 gene encoding cysteine-rich receptor-like protein kinase 21; translated protein: MIDLSMVFWFVLIGSSAVSAQTCKKRSGVFTPNDTYDLNRKTMLSILPSIVSANDGFNKTSIGQEPNKTYGLGMCIPGTEPRTCSDCIMASAGMLLRYCPEETEATDWRYSGSLCLVRYSNRSFNGYLDEETMWKQSSNTIINSTEFVNTWDDLIGNLIDTASSKSNPKYYAAHTKQLNVSTYIYGFMQCTKYLTSWDCTGCLRQSVDEYRSCCRGSQGGSIARPSCFMRWELYPFLGLFDSPASPEDQANTTTKDGINISAGEIVTIVVVPIVVVTGLLALGFVCSRRRRGYQAFTCERGYFSAAKKRNNSDSAPQDDDGDITTSGSHQFNFRAIKAATNNFQKSNKLGHGGFGAVYKGMFQNGTEVAAKRLSKTSGQGEQEFKNEVLLVAKLQHRNLVRLLGFSVERDERILVYEFVPNKSLDYFLFDHLKRGQLDWKTRLNIIEGITRGMLYLHQDSRLTIIHRDLKASNILLDADMNPKIADFGMARSVRVNQTEANTGRVVGTFGYMPPEYVANGHFSTKSDVYSFGVLLLEIIGGKKNSSFHRIDGSASNLVTYVWRLWSNESLLELVDPAIGENYDKDAVIRCIHIGLLCVQESPADRPSMPTIFQMLTNTSITLPVPQQPGFFFRERSASDPLAERLLPGPSPIVSFACSIDDASIASVSPR
- the LOC106398291 gene encoding cysteine-rich receptor-like protein kinase 11, giving the protein MKQMSLFPILSFVVISFGVASVSAQICLNNGNFSSNSTFNANRRIILSFLPSNVTTQDGFYYNGSIGEGPNRVYARGMCIPGSTADDCSDCIKTASDGLVQSCPNQTEAYSWPGDPTLCLVSYSNTSFSGSVDSDGRVIFTNTGDITSNITKFTEIWEDLVVRMIDIASAPKDTPSSSNNYYTANIAALNPFQDIFALMQCTPDLSSGDCEYCLRQSARDYQSCCGKKQGGVVMQQSCFFRWDLYAYSKAFDNIMVASPPPMTIRSTPPSAGAPANQNDNRPSNSHDRNRRGISTGIVVAITVPTVVIVLILFSLRFVLCLRRTSLQRTKYESDTDISTTNSLQYEFEAIEAATNKFSVSNKLGEGGYGEVYKGKLPNGTEVAVKRLSEMSGQDTRKFRNEVVLVSKLQHKNLVRLFGFCLQGDEKILIYEFVPNKSLDYYLFDPEKQGQLDWTRRYKIIGEIAQGILHLHQDSHPTIIYRDFKASNILLDADMNPKISDFGMATIFGMEETRGNSKWNAETLIYMSPEFAMHGKFSMKTDVYSFGILILEIISGKENSYLYQIDENTTAGNLVTYVWRLWTSGSQLELVDPAMRGNYKSNEVARCIHIALLCIQENPEDRPMLSTIITMLTSNTTILPVPRLPGFFPQIRHN